The sequence TGAACATTGACAGTGAACAGAAATGAACAAGACTGTTCAAGGCGCGGGCCGTAGCGACAGCGCAATAACAATAAGCACTGCTCGTTCAGAGAGGCAACATGGCCGACCCAGCCCAGCCCATCTCACATCAGGCTCTGGTAGAGGACTCCTGGAGTCGCTGCGAACGCTACGGGCTGAGTCAGCTCAGCATGCCCAGCTTCGGCCAGCCTGAAGAGCAGGAGATCAACGCCCTGCTGGACCGCCAACGCAGCCTGGTGCAGACCACCCAGCGCGAAGTCCTGCCGTACTACGAGAATATCCTTTCGAATTCGAGCTGCCTGATTCTCCTGGCCGACAGTGGCGGTCAGTTGCTGGAGTCCTGGGGTGATCGGCGCTTCGTCGAGCCGGCCCAGCGACGCGGTTTCAAGCCTGGCGCGAGCTGGATGGAACGTGACACCGGCACCAATGCGATCGGCACCGCCCTGGCCAGCGGTCAGGCCGTTCATATCCAGCGCGACGAGCATTTCCTGAAGGCGAACCGCTATCTGTCCGGTGCGGCGTCACCGATCTTCGACGCCGAGCGCCGGCTGATCGCGGTGCTCGATGTCTCCAGCGACAGCTATCTGCCGCCTTCGCATACCCTGGGCATGGTGAAGATGATGAGCCAGTCGGTGGAGAACCGGCTGATTCTCAACCTGTTCCATGACGACTATTTCCAGCTGACCTTCAACACCGGACAGGACAATCTCGACAGCCAGTGGGCCGGTTTGCTGGTATTCGATGAATCGGGGCTGATCGTCTCGGCCAACCGACGCGCGGACAACCTGCTCGGCGTAACGCTGACGCGCAGCCGCATCGACGATCTGTTCGGCGTCCCGCTGCTGCAGTTGCTCAATCAGCCGGAAGATCAGCCCCTGCCACTGCGCGCCATGGGCCGTCACCGCTTTCAGGGCCTGGTGCGACGGCCGCTAACCCCCCGCATCCGGCCGCGTGACTTGCGTACTGCAAACCGCCCGGAACGACTGATCGACCTGGCCAGCATCGACCAGGGCGATGCGCAGGTGCGCAAACTGATCCATCAAGCCCGGATCATGCTGGAAAAGGACGTCCCGATTCTGCTTCACGGTGAAACGGGCGTCGGCAAGGAAGTCGTGGTCAGGGCGTTGCACGCCGCCAGTTCACGCGCCACGGCACCGTTGATCGCCGTGAACTGCGCCGCGATTCCGGGCGAGCTGATCGAATCCGAACTGTTCGGCTATGAGAAGGGCGCCTTCACTGGAGCCCACCAGAAAGGTAGCGTGGGGCTGATCCGCAAGGCTGACCGAGGCGTACTGTTTCTCGACGAAATCGGTGACATGCCGCTGAGCCTTCAGGCCCGGCTGTTGCGCGTGTTGCAGGACCGTAGCGTCCAGCCACTCGGAGGCGGCGAGCCCTTTGCGGTCGATTTTCGCCTGGTCTGCGCGACGAACCGCTCGCTGCGCCATGAAGTCCAGACCGGCCGTTTTCGCCAGGACCTGTTCTACCGCGTCAGCGGCCTGAGCGTCGAGCTACCGCCACTGCGCGCCCGCCGCGACAAGCAGGCGCTGGTCCAACGTCTCTGGGAGCAGCATCGCGAGCCCCAGCAATGGGCGGGTCTAAGTGCCGAGGTGCTGCGGCTGTTCGAGTGTCATCCCTGGCCAGGCAACATCCGTCAACTGAGCAGCGTGATCAAGGTCGCCCTGGCCCTGGCGGGTGATCAGCCGATACGCCCCGAGCACCTGCCAGACGATTTTTTCATGGATATGGAAGGCCATCCGCAAGCGCGCGGGTGCGCAGAATCATCGCCTGAGATCGACGAGGCGTCGCCGAACACAGCGGCGGCTCACCAGCCGCTCCGATCACAGTACGAGGCTTGTCGCGGCAACGTTTCACACCTGGCAAGGCATCTGGGCGTCAGCCGCAACACCCTCTATAAACGCTTGCGCGCCGAAGGGTTGTGGCCGGGTTGACGTGAAGGACACCCTGAGCCGCCGGTGTCGGCCGGCTCATATGAACAAGGCCGCACGAGGCGGCCTGGAGTGAACGGTGCGATTTACTCGCCGAGGCGCCACGTCGTGCCGCCTTTGCCATCCTCCAACACCACACCCATGTCAGTCAGTTGATCGCGAATGCGGTCGGACTCTGCCCAGTTCTTCTCGGCACGCGCCTGCAGACGCGCGGCAATCAGCGCCTCTACTTGCGCAGCATCGACCTTGCCCTCGGCACCGGCCTGCAGGAACGCGTCAGGCTCCATCTGCAACACGCCAAGCACGCCGGCCAGCTCTTTCAGCCGGGCCGCCAGCGCAGCAGCAGCCGGAATGTCCGTGTCACGCAGGCGATTGATCTCGCGGACCATCTCGAACATGACCGCACAGGCTTCGGGTGAATTGAAATCGTCATCCATGGCCTCGCCGAAGCGAGCGACGAACGTTTCGCCGCCCTCGGCGGGCACCTCAGGCAAGCCCCGCAGTGCGGTATAGAAGCGTTCGAGCGCGCCCCGGGCTTCTTTCAGGCTGTCTTCGGAATAATTGATCGGGCTGCGATAGTGGCTCGACACCAACAGGTAGCGCACCACTTCGGGCTGGTACTTTTCCAATACCTCGCGAATGGTGAAGAAGTTGCCCAGCGATTTGGACATCTTTTCCCCATCGACACGTACCGCGCCGGCGTGCATCCAGCTATTGGCGTAGCGCTTGCCGGTCGCCGCTTCGCTCTGCGCGATCTCGTTCTCATGGTGCGGGAACACCAGGTCCGGGCCGCCGCCGTGGATGTCGAAGGTCTCGCCCAGGCAACAGGTGGACATCACCGAGCATTCGATATGCCAGCCCGGCCGCCCTGCGCCCCAGGGCGACTCCCAGCTTGGCTCGCCCGGCTTGGCGGCTTTCCAGAGCACGAAGTCCAGCGGGTCTTCCTTGGCTTCGTCGACTTCGATACGCGCACCGATCTTCAAATCTTCGATCTTGCGCCGCGAGAGCTTGCCGTACCCGACGAACTTGCCGACCCGGTAATAGACGTCGCCATTGCCCGGCGCATAGGCGAAACCCTTGTCGATCAGGGTCTGGATCATGCCGTGCATACCGGCGATGTGCTCGGTAGCGCGCGGTTCGATATCCGGACGCAGCACGTTGAGCCGCGCCTCGTCTTCATGCATCGCGGCAATCATGCGCCCGGTCAGGGCCTCGAAGGACTCGCCGTTTTCCTGAGCACGACGGATGATCTTGTCGTCGATATCGGTGATGTTACGCACATAGGTCAGCGCGTAACCGCGCTGGCGCAACCAGCGCGAGACGACGTCGAACGCCACCATGACCCGCGCATGGCCGATGTGGCAGAAGTCATAGACCGTCATGCCGCAGACGTACATGCGCACCTGATTGTCCATCAGCGGCTTGAGCGGTTCCTTGGTCTTGCTCAGCGTGTTGTAGATCGACAACGCCATCACTGGCCTCCCCAGGAGTCGCGCAAGGTCACGGTACGGTTGAACACCATGGCGTCCGGCCGGCTGTCTTTGCTGTCGACGCAGAAATAACCCTCGCGCTCGAACTGGAAGCGATCCTCGGCTTCGGCAGTAGCCAGCGACGGCTCGGCGCGGCAGCCTTTGAGCACGACCAGCGATTCGGGGTTGATATTGTCGAGGAAGCTGCCGCCCTCCTCGTCCTTGTCAGGGTTGGCCGAACGGAACAGGCGGTCGTACAGACGCACCTCGCACTCGACGCTTTCCGCCGCCGGAACCCAGTGGATGACGCCTTTGACCTTGCGGCCTTCAGGGTTCTTGCCCAGCGTTTGCGGGTCGTAGGAGCAGCGCAGTTCGACCACATTGCCGTCGGCATCCTTGATCGCCTCATCGGCACGGATCACGTAGCTGCCACGCAGCCGGACTTCGCCATTGGGCTCGAGCCGCTTGAATCCCTTCGGCGGACTCTCCTCGTAGTCGCCCGCATCGATATAGATTTCCCGCGCGAACGGCAACTGGCGCACGCCCATGTCCTGCTTGGGATGGCGAGGCAGCTCAAGGGTCTCGACCTGACCTTCGGGGTAGTTGGTGATGACCACCTTCAACGGCTTGAGCACGCACATGGCGCGTGGCGCATTGGCGTCCAGGTCTTCGCGAATGGCGAATTCGAGCATGCCGATATCGACCACGCCGCCCGCGCGGTTCACCCCGATCATGTCGCAGAAGGTGCGAATCGAGGCCGGTGTATAACCGCGCCGGCGGTAGCCGCTGAGCGTCGACATCCGTGGGTCATCCCAGCCGCTGACATGCCGTTCATCGACCAGTTGCTTGAGCTTGCGCTTGCTGGTGATGGTGTAGTTCAGATTGAGGCGCGCGAATTCGTACTGGCGTGGGTGCGCCGGGACCGGCAGGTTCGCAAGGAACCACTCATAAAGGGGCCGATGGTCCTCGAACTCCAGGGTGCAAATGGAGTGCGTGATCCCCTCGATGGCATCCGACTGGCCGTGGGTAAAGTCATAGCTCGGGTAGATGCACCAGGCATTACCCGTCTGGTGGTGATGCGCGTGGCGAATGCGATAAAGAATCGGGTCGCGCAGGTTCATGTTCGGCGACGCCATGTCGATCTTCGCCCGCAGTGCCTTGGCGCCATCGGGAAACTCGCCCGCCTTCATCCGGGCGAACAGGTCGAGGTTTTCCTCCACCGAACGGTCGCGGAACGGGCTGTTCTTGCCCGGCTCAGTCAGGCTGCCGCGGTATTCGCGGGCCTGCTCAGGCGTCAGGTCGCAGACGTAGGCCTTGCCCGCTTTGATGAGCTCGACCGCCCACTCATGCAATTGCGCAAAGTAGTTGGAGGCGTAACGCACCTCGCCCGCCCATTCGAACCCGAGCCATCGGACGTCGCTTTTGAT is a genomic window of Stutzerimonas stutzeri containing:
- a CDS encoding sigma-54-dependent Fis family transcriptional regulator, encoding MADPAQPISHQALVEDSWSRCERYGLSQLSMPSFGQPEEQEINALLDRQRSLVQTTQREVLPYYENILSNSSCLILLADSGGQLLESWGDRRFVEPAQRRGFKPGASWMERDTGTNAIGTALASGQAVHIQRDEHFLKANRYLSGAASPIFDAERRLIAVLDVSSDSYLPPSHTLGMVKMMSQSVENRLILNLFHDDYFQLTFNTGQDNLDSQWAGLLVFDESGLIVSANRRADNLLGVTLTRSRIDDLFGVPLLQLLNQPEDQPLPLRAMGRHRFQGLVRRPLTPRIRPRDLRTANRPERLIDLASIDQGDAQVRKLIHQARIMLEKDVPILLHGETGVGKEVVVRALHAASSRATAPLIAVNCAAIPGELIESELFGYEKGAFTGAHQKGSVGLIRKADRGVLFLDEIGDMPLSLQARLLRVLQDRSVQPLGGGEPFAVDFRLVCATNRSLRHEVQTGRFRQDLFYRVSGLSVELPPLRARRDKQALVQRLWEQHREPQQWAGLSAEVLRLFECHPWPGNIRQLSSVIKVALALAGDQPIRPEHLPDDFFMDMEGHPQARGCAESSPEIDEASPNTAAAHQPLRSQYEACRGNVSHLARHLGVSRNTLYKRLRAEGLWPG
- the cysS gene encoding cysteine--tRNA ligase; protein product: MALSIYNTLSKTKEPLKPLMDNQVRMYVCGMTVYDFCHIGHARVMVAFDVVSRWLRQRGYALTYVRNITDIDDKIIRRAQENGESFEALTGRMIAAMHEDEARLNVLRPDIEPRATEHIAGMHGMIQTLIDKGFAYAPGNGDVYYRVGKFVGYGKLSRRKIEDLKIGARIEVDEAKEDPLDFVLWKAAKPGEPSWESPWGAGRPGWHIECSVMSTCCLGETFDIHGGGPDLVFPHHENEIAQSEAATGKRYANSWMHAGAVRVDGEKMSKSLGNFFTIREVLEKYQPEVVRYLLVSSHYRSPINYSEDSLKEARGALERFYTALRGLPEVPAEGGETFVARFGEAMDDDFNSPEACAVMFEMVREINRLRDTDIPAAAALAARLKELAGVLGVLQMEPDAFLQAGAEGKVDAAQVEALIAARLQARAEKNWAESDRIRDQLTDMGVVLEDGKGGTTWRLGE
- a CDS encoding glutamine--tRNA ligase/YqeY domain fusion protein produces the protein MSKPETTAATNFLRPIVQADLESGKHARIVTRFPPEPNGYLHIGHAKSICLNFGLAKEFGGECNLRFDDTNPAKEDQEYIDAIKSDVRWLGFEWAGEVRYASNYFAQLHEWAVELIKAGKAYVCDLTPEQAREYRGSLTEPGKNSPFRDRSVEENLDLFARMKAGEFPDGAKALRAKIDMASPNMNLRDPILYRIRHAHHHQTGNAWCIYPSYDFTHGQSDAIEGITHSICTLEFEDHRPLYEWFLANLPVPAHPRQYEFARLNLNYTITSKRKLKQLVDERHVSGWDDPRMSTLSGYRRRGYTPASIRTFCDMIGVNRAGGVVDIGMLEFAIREDLDANAPRAMCVLKPLKVVITNYPEGQVETLELPRHPKQDMGVRQLPFAREIYIDAGDYEESPPKGFKRLEPNGEVRLRGSYVIRADEAIKDADGNVVELRCSYDPQTLGKNPEGRKVKGVIHWVPAAESVECEVRLYDRLFRSANPDKDEEGGSFLDNINPESLVVLKGCRAEPSLATAEAEDRFQFEREGYFCVDSKDSRPDAMVFNRTVTLRDSWGGQ